GACCATTGAATTCAAGACGTTAGTCAATTGGCTTAATGCATCGGGATCGTGCAGATTTACAGAAACGGTCCTGCCCACCTGCGTATCAAAGTCCGCTAAAAAGACATTAACCGTTCCCGCATTCATGACATTGGCACTTTTTGTCAAACTATTGAACACATCGGTCAGCGACGCCTGAATTTTCTCAATATCGCTGAACGTTATACTGCCCGAAGAGTCGACCATAAAAGCAATGTTATAATTTTGCCCTTCGACAATCTGCAACCCGGACACATCGGCAATCACCACATCATGGCTGGGCGTCCCCGAAATAGTGTCGCTGGCGGTCGTTCCGATGCTCAACCCGAACTGCTCAACCCCTTCAGATGAATATCCGGTCGCCGTATCGGCATTTGTCAATTCGGTTGACGTCGCTTGCGCCACCACATTGAATTTCCCCGCCTCGACAGGCACAACAAGGGTAATTTGCCCGGCAAGCGCGGACACTCCTTGCGTGTTAGGAATGAGATAGGCGCCGTCGCTGCCCACAGTATAGGTCACATTGCTGATGTGATCGGTCAACACCGTGCCTACGGGAATCCCTGTTAGGGTAATGCCGGACAGGGTTTCGCTGCCATCAAGATCCGTCAACGCAGCGGAGACGCTGATCGTGTGCTCCTGAAATCCGCTTTGAGCGGGAATCACTTCAACGGTAGTCGTGTCGCCACTATCCGCCAAAACGGTGGAACCATCACCATAGATAATGCCTTCCAACTGGTTGCCGCTGCTGATTAGCTGACTGCTGCCATAAACATTCACACCGTCAAAAGTGTTGACGTTATTCGCGGCATTATTGTTGGTTGAAGTACTGACGCTGTATTTGGTCTTATCGCCGTGCTGAAGAAAGATATAGTCCGGCGACGTGCCGGATGATTCCGAACCGCCATTGCCGTTGACCGCATTCAAGCCACGCTTGGTGCCGTCCTGCATATACCCAGAGCCGTCATGCACAACATAGATATCGGAGGAACTACCACTCCCGTTGACATTTCCCTGACTGTAATAGGAAACCGTACCGGTTCCTACCACTGTCGGCACCAGATCCCCTTCAGTCAGCCATACGCGCACCCCGTCGCCGATCGCGATAATCTGGCCGTCCTGAATATCAAACCCGCCATTTTTACTTCCGCCATTGACTTCAATGATCTCAGACGTAGACGGCGTCGTTTCACCACTGGTGATACTCAACGTCACCACAGGCGCATCCGCGACTGGCGTAATCTTGATGTTTACGGAAGCGCTATCGCCGATGTTACCGGCGCTATCAACCGGTTTATAATCAAACCCGCTAAGAGGTGTACCTGCCACGTTTTGCGCGGGCTCGAATCGCAATTCAGCGTCATCCGCGGTAAATATCTGTCCGACCGTCACCGGTTTCCATTCGCCACCCTCATTAAAGTACAGCGTACCGGCACTGGTTTGGGGCAGTGAGGCAATCACGATGCTGGACGTATCGCCAGAAACACCCAGATCGTTCCAACCAATAGCCAGCGACGTATCTTCGACACCGGTAATCTCACTGTCATGGGCAACGGGTGACTGAATGTCCATCATCGCCTGACTGCTGGCTTGAGCTTGATTACCCGCGGCATCGGTTACAATGGCATCGACCGCGATCTTCCCTTCAGACAATGAACTGAGATCGAGTGATGCGGACCATTTTCCATCAACGACCGGCACATCGTCCAACGTAACGGACTCACCGTTAACATCGGTGAAGATCAGATCAACCATCTTCTCACTGCTGGTGCCGCCAATAACAGTATTTGTCAGTTCGAGCTGGCTGATATAACCGTCATTGCCAGCTAAATCAGTAATGTCGATTTCTGGAGCAGTCGTATCGACGGTATAACCGCGTGAGGCATCCGCCGTGGTCTGATTGCCTGCCGCGTCAACGGTGGTGACCGTGGCGCTCACCTCGGTATGGGCCGCCAGCACGCTGCCCAGCACCGCCACGCTCCAGCTCCGGCCGTCCGCATTCACCGTGGTCTGATAGATCTCGGCACCCACTTTGACCGTTACCGCATCGCCCGCTTTAACGTCGTTACCCACTTGACCGGATACCGTCAGCATCTGCCCCGCTTCCTCGGCATTGACGATATCGTCGCCGGCAAGGCTATCGATGGTGATGGTCGCTTCGGGCGCGGTGGTATCTACGCTATAACCGCGTGTGGCATCCGCCGTGGTCTGATTGTCTGCCGCGTCAACGGTGGTGACCGTGGCGCTCACCTCGGTATTGTCCGCCAGCACGCTGCCGGGGACACTGACGCCCCAGGTTTTACCATCCGTATTCACCGTGGTCTGATAAGTCTCGTCACCCACTTTGACCGTTACCGCATCGCCCGCTTTAACGTCATTGCCCACCTGACCGGACACCGTCAGCGTCTGTCCCGCTTCCTCGGCGTTGACGATATCGTCGCCGGCAAGCGTATCAATAGTAATAACGGCGTCGGGTGCGGCCGTATCTACGCTATAACCGCGTGTGGCATCCGCCGTGGTCTGGTTGCCTGCCGCATCAACGGTGGTGACCGTGGCGCTCACCTCGGCATTGTCCGCCAGCACGCTGCCGGGGACACTGACGCTCCAGGTTTTACCATCCGTATTCACCGTGGTCTGATAAGTCTCGGAACCGACTGTCACCGTGACCGCATCGCCCGCTTTAACGTCATTGCCCACCTGACCGGACACCGTCAGCGTCTGTCCCGCTTCCTCGGCATTGACGATATCGTCGCCGGCAAGGGTATCGATGGTGATGGTCGCTTCGGGCGCGGTGGTATCTACGCTATAACCCCGTGTGGCATCCGCCGTGGTCTGGTTGCCTGCCGCGTCAACGGTGGTGACCGTGGCGCTCACCTCGGTATGGGCCGCCAGCACGCTGCCGGGGACACTGACGCTCCAGGTTTTACCATCCGTATTCACCGTGGTCTGATAAGTCTCGGAACCGACTGTCACGGTGACCGCATCGCCCGCTTTAACGTCATTGCCCACCTGACCGGATACCGTCAGCGTCTGACCCGCTTCCTCGGCATTGACGATATCGTCACCGGCAAGGGTATCGATGGTGATGGTCGCTTCGGGTGCGGTGATATCTACGCTATAACCGCGAGTAGTATCCGCCGTGGTCTGATTGCCTGCCGCGTCAACGGTGGTGACCGTGGCGCTCACCTCGGCATTGTCCGCCAGCACGCTGCCGGGGACACTGACGCTCCAGGTTTTACCATCCGTATTCACCGTGGTCTGATAGATCTCGTCACCCACTTTGACCGTTACCGCATCGCCCGCTTTAACGTCATTGCCCACCTGACCGGACACCGTCAGCGTCTGTCCCGCTTCCTCGGCGTTGACGATATCGTCACCGACAAGGGTATCGATGGTGATGGTCGCCTCCGGCGCGGCCGTGTCCACGGTATAAGTACGGATTGTATCGGCGGTCGTTTCGTTCCCCGCCGTATCGCGGGTAGTCACCGTGGCGCTCACCTCGGCATTGGCCGCCAGCACGCTGCCGGGGACACTGACGCTCCAGGTTTTACCATCCGTATTCACCGTGGTCTGATAAGTCTCGGAACCGACTGTCACGGTGACCGCATCGCCGGCCTGCACCTCGTTACCCACCTGACCGGATACCGTCAGCGTCTGACCCGCTTCCTCGGCGTTGACGATATCGTCACCGGCAAGGGTATCAATAGTAATAACGGCGTCGGGTGCGGCCGTATCTACGCTATAACCGCGTGTAGTATCCGCCGTGGTCTGATTGCCTGCCGCGTCAACGGTGGTGACCGTGGCGCTCACCTCGGTATGGGCCGCCAGCATGCTGCCGGGGACACTGACGCTCCAGGTTTTATCCGTATTCACCGTGGTCTGGTAAGTCTCGTCACCCACTTTGACCGTCACCGTATCACCGGCCTGCACATCGTTGCCCACCTGACCGGACACCGAAAGCGTCTGCCCCGCTTCCTCGGCGTTGACGATATCGTCGCCGGCAAGGGTATCAATGGTGATGGTCGCTTCGGGCGCGGTGGTATCTACGCTATAACCGCGTGTAGTGTCCGCCGTGGTCCGATTGCCTGCCGTATCAACGGTGGTGACCGTGGCGCTCACTTCGGTGTTGGCCGCCAGCACGCTGCCCGGCACCGCCACGCTCCAGCTCCGGCCGTCCGCATTCACCGTGGTCTGGTAAGTCTCGTCACCCACTTTGACCGTCACCGTATCACCGGCCTGCACCTCGTTACCCACCTGACCGGATACCGTCAGCGTCTGACCCGCTTCCTCGGCATTGACGATATCGTCGCCGGCAAGGGTATTGATGGCGATGGTCGCTTCGGGCGCGGCCGTGTCCACGGTATAAGTACGGATTGTATCGGCGGTCGTTTCGTTCCCCGCCGTATCGCGGGTAGTCACCGTGGCGCTCACCTCGGCATTGGCCGCCAGCACGCTGCCGGGGACACTGACGCTCCAGGTTTTACCATCCGTATTCACCGTGGTCTGAAAGGTGTTCGAGCCCACGGTCACGGTGACCGTATCACCCGCTTTAACGTCATTGCCCACCTGACCGGATACCGTCAGGGTCTGCCCCGCTTCCTCGGCGTTGACGATATCGTCGCCGGCAAGGGTATCAATGGTGATGGTCGCTTCCGGCGCGGTGGTATCTACGCTATAACCGCGTGTAGTGTCCGCCGTGGTCCGATTGCCTGCCATATCAACGGTGGTGACCGTGGCGCTCACCTCGGTATGGGCCGCCAGCACGCTGCCCGGCACCGCCACGCTCCAGGTTTTACCATCCGTATTCACCGTGGTCTGGTAAGTCTCGGAACCGACTGTCACGGTCACCGCATCGCCGGCCTGCACATCGTTGCCCACCTGACCGGACACCGTCAGCGTCTGTCCCGCTTCCTCGGCATTGACGATATCGTCACCGGCAAGGGTATCAAGGGTGATGGATGCCTCGGGTGCGGTGGTATCTACGCTATAACCGCGTGTAGTGTCCGCCGTGGTCCGATTGCCTGCCATATCAACGGTGGTGACCGTGGCGCTCACCTCGGTATGGGCCGCCAGCACGCTGCCCGGCACCGCCACGCTCCAGGTTTTACCATCCGTATTCACCGTGGTCTGGTAAGTCTCGGAACCGACTGTCACGGTCACCGCATCGCCGGCCTGCACATCGTTGCCCACCTGACCGGACACCGTCAGCGTCTGTCCCGCTTCCTCGGCATTGACGATATCGTCACCGGCAAGGGTATCAAGGGTGATGGATGCCTCGGGTGCGGTGATATCTACGCTATAACCCCGTGTAGTATCCGCCATGGTCTGGTTGCCTGCCGCGTCAACGGTGGTGACCGTGGCGCTCACTTCGGTATGGGCCGCCAGTACACTGCCCGGCACCGCCACGCTCCAGGTTTTACCATCCGCATTCACGGCCGTCTGATAGGTGTTCGAGCCCACAGTCACGGTGACCGTATCACCGGCCTGCACGTCGTTACCCACCTGACCGGATACCGTCAGCGTCTGACCCGCTTCCTCGGCGTTGACGATATCGTCGCCGGCAAGGGTATCAAGGGTGATGGTCACCTCCGGCGCAGTGGTATCTACGCTATAACCGCGTGTGGTATCCGCCATGGCCCGATTGCCTGCAGCATCAACGGTGAGCACGCTGGCGCTCACCTCGGTATTGGCCGCCAGCACACTGCCGGGGACACTGACGCTCCAGGTTTTACCATCCGTATTCACCGTGGTCTGGTAAGTCTCGTCACCCACTTTGACCGTCACCGTATCACCGGCCTGCACCTCGTTACCCACCTGACCGGATACCGTCAGCGTCTGACCCGCTTCCTCGGCATTGACGATATCGTCGCCGGCAAGGGTATCAATGGTGATGGTCGCTTCGGGCGCGGCCGTGTCCACGGTATAAGTACGGATTGTATCGGCGGTCGTTTCGTTCCCCGCCGTATCGCGGGTAGTCACCGTGGCGCTCACCTCGGCATTGGCCGCCAGCACGCTGCCGGGGACACTGACGCTCCAGGTTTTACCATCCGTATTCACCGTGGTCTGATAAGTCTCGGAACCGACTGTCACGGTGACCGCATCGCCCGCTTTAACGTCGCTGCCCACCTGACCGGACACCGTCAGCGTCTGTCCCGCTTCCTCGGCGTTGACGATATCGTCACCGACAAGGGTATCGATGGTGATGGTCGCCTCCGGCGCGGTGGTATCTACGCTATAACCGCGTGTAGTATCCGCCGTGGTCTGATTGCCTGCCGCGTCAACGGTGGTGACCGTGGCGCTCACCTCGGCATGGGTCGCCAGCACGCTGCCCGGCACCGCCACGCTCCAGGTTTTACCATCCGCATTCACGGCCGTCTGATAGGTGTTCGGGCCCACAGTCACGGTGACCGTATCACCGGCCTGCACATCGTTGCCCACCTGACCGGACACCGAAAGCGTCTGACCCGCTTCCTCGGCGTTGACGATATCGTCACCGGCAAGCGTATCAATAGTAATAACGGCATCCGGCGCGGTGGTATCTACGCTATAACCGCGTGTAGTATCCGCCGTGGTCTGATTGCCTGCCGCGTCAACGGTGGTGACCGTGGCGCTCACCTCGGCATGGGTCGCCAGCACGCTGCCCGGCACCGCCACACTCCAGGTTTTACCATCCACATTCACGGCCGTCTGATAGGTGTTCGGGCCCACAGTCACGGTGACCGTATCACCGGCCTGCACATCGTTGCCCACCTGACCGGACACCGTCAGCGTCTGACCCGCTTCCTCGGCGTTGACGATATCGTCACCGGCAAGCGTATCAATAGTAATAGCGGCATCCGGCGCGGTGGTATCTACGCTATAACCGCGAGTAGTATCCGCCGTGGTCCGATTGCCTGCAGCATCAACGGTGAGCACGCTGGCGCTCACCTCGGTATGGGCCGCCAGCACGCTGCCGGGGACACTGACGCTCCAGCTCCGGCCGTCCGCATCCACAATGGTCTGGTAGATCTCAGCGCCGACAGTCACGGTCACCGCATCGCCCGCTTTAACGTCATTACCCACCTGACCGGATACCGTCAGCGTCTGTCCCGCTTCCTCGGCGTTGACGATATCGTCACCGGCAAGGGTATCAATGGTGATGGTCGCTTCGGGCGCGGAGATATCTACGCTATAACCGCGAGTAGTATCCGCCGTGGTCTGATTGCCTGCCGCGTCAACGGTGATCACGCTGGCGCTCACCTCGGTATGGGCCGCCAGCACACTGCCGGGGACACTCACGCTCCAGCTCCGGCCGTCCGCATCCACAATGGTCTGGTAGATCTCAGCGCCGACAGTCACGGTCACCGCATCGCCCGCTTTAACGTCATTGCCCACCTGACCGGACACCGTCAGCGTCTGACCCGCTTCCTCGGCATTGACGATATCGTCACCGGCAAGCGTATCGATGGTAATAGACGCCTCCGGCGCGGTGATATCTACGCTATAACCGCGAGTAGTATCCGCCGTGGTCTGATTGCCTGCCATATCAACGGTGATGACCGTGGCGCTCACTTCGGTGTTAGCCGCCAGCACACTGCCCGGCACCGCCACGCTCCAGGTTTTACCATCCGCATTCACCGTGGTCTGATAAGTCTCGGAACCGACAGTCACGGTGACCGCATCGCCCGCTTTAACGTCATTGCCCACCTGACCGGATACCGTCAGCATCTGTCCCGCTTCCTCGGCGTTGACGATATCGTCACCGGCAAGGGTATCAATAGTAATAGCGGCATCCGGCGCGGCCGTATCTACGCTATAACCGCGTGTGGCATCCGCCGTGGTCTGATTGCCTGCCGCGTCAACGGTGGTGACCGTGGCGCTCACTTCGGTATTGGCCGCCAGCACGCTGCCCGGCACCGCCACGCTCCAGCTCCGGCCATCCGCATTCACGGCCGTCTGAAAGGTGTTCGGGCCCACGGTCACGGTGACCGCATCGCCCGCTTTAACGTCGCTGCCCACCTGACCGGACACCGTCAGCGTCTGTCCCGCTTCCTCGGCGTTGACGATATCGTCACCGACAAGGGTATCGATGGTGATGGTCGCCTCCGGCGCGGTGGTATCTACGCTATAACCGCGAGTAGTATCCGCCGTGGTCTGATTGCCTGCCGCGTCAACGGTGGTGACCGTGGCGCTCACCTCGGCATGGGTCGCCAGCACGCTGCCCGGCACATTCACGCTCCAGCGCTGACCATCCGTATTCACCGTGGTCTGGTAAGTCTCGGAACCGACTGTCACGGTCACCGTATCGCCGGCCTGCACATCGCTGCCCACCTGACCGGACACCGAAAGCGTCTGTCCCGCTTCCTCGGCATTGACGATATCGTCACCGGCAAGGGTATCGATGGTAATAGACGCCTCCGGCGCGGTGATATCTACGCTATAACCGCGAGTAGTATCCGCCGTGGTCTGATTGCCTGCCATATCAACGGTGATGACCGTGGCGCTCACTTCGGTGTTGGCCGCCAGCACGCTGCCCGGCACCGCCACGCTCCAGCTCCGGCCGTCCGCATTCACAGCCGTCTGATAGGTGTTCGAGCCCACGGTCACGGTGACCGTATCACCGGCCTGCACATCGTTGCCCACCTGACCGGACACCGAAAGCGTCTGCCCCGCTTCCTCGGCGTTGACGATATCGTCACCGGCAAGGGTATAGATGGTGATGGTCGCTTCGGGCGCGGTGGTATCTACGCTATAACCGCGAGTAGTATCCGCCGTGGTCTGATTGCCTGCCGCGTCAACGGTGGTGACCGTGGCGCTCACTTCGGTATTGGCCGCCAGCACGCTGCCGGGGACACTGACGCTCCAGCTTTGGCCGTCCGCATTCACGGCCGTCTGATAGGTGTTCGAGCCCACGGTCACGGTGACCGCATCGCCCGCTTTAACGTCGCTGCCCACCTGACCGGACACCGTCAGCGTCTGTCCCGCTTCCTCGGCGTTGACGATATCGTCACCGGCAAGCGTATCGATGGTAATAGACGCCTCCGGCGCGGTGATATCTACGCTATAACCGCGAGTAGTATCCGCCGTGGTCTGATTGCCTGCCGCGTCAACGGTGGTGACCGTGGCGCTCACTTCGGTATGGGCCGCCAGCACGCTGCCCGGCACCGCCACGCTCCAGGTTTTACCATCCGCATTCACGGCCGTCTGATAGGTGTTCGAGCCCACAGTCACGGTGACCGTATCACCGGCCTGCACGTCGCTGCCCGCCTGACCGGTGACCACAATCGTCTGATCGGCTTCCTCGGCATTGACGATATCGTCACCGGCAAGCGTATCAATAGTAATAACGGCGTCGGGTGCGGCCGTATCTACGCTATAACCCCGTGTAGTATCCGCCGTGGTCTGATTGCCTGCCGCATCAACGGTGGTGACCGTGGCGCTCACCTCGGTATGGGCCGCCAGTACACTGCCCGGCACATTCACGCTCCAGCGCTGACCATCGGCATTCACAATGGTCTGGTAGATCTCAGCGCCGACAGTCACGGTCACCGCATCACCGGCCTGCACCTCGTTACCCACCTGACCGGTGACCACAATCGTCTGATCGGCTTCAACGGCGTTGACGATATCGTCACCGGCAAGGGTATCAATGGTGATGGTCGCTTCGGGCGCGGTGGTATCTACGCTATAACCGCGAGTAGTATCCGCCGTGGTCTGATTGCCTGCCGCGTCAACGGTGATCACGCTGGCGCTCACCTCGGTATAGGCCGCCAGCACGCTGCCGGGGACACTGACGCTCCAGCTCCGGCCGTCCGCATCCACCGTGGTCTGATAAGACTCGGCGCCGACGGTCACGGTCACCGTATCGCCCGCTTTAACGTCATTGCCCGCCTGACCGGTCACCGCGATCGTCTGACTCGTTTCATCGGCATTGACAATATCATCCCCCGCAAGCGTATTGATGCTGATCGATGCTCTAGGCGCAGTAGTATCTACGGCATAAGCGCGGATCGTATCGGCTGTCGCTTTGTTCCCCGCCGCATCCCGAGTGGTGACGCTGGCGTTGACTTCAGTATGGGCCGCCAGCACGCTGCCGGGGACACTGACGCTCCAGGTTTTACCGTCCGCATTCACGGCCGTCAGATAGTTATTCGATCCCACGGTCACGGTGACCGTATCACCGGTCTGCACATCGTTACCCACCTGACCGGATACCGAAAGCATCTGACCCGCTTCCTCGGCGTTGACGATATCGTCACCCGTAAGAGCATTAATGCCAATTGAAGCCGCCGGCGGCAGCGTATCAACAACGATTGTATCGCTTCCGCCAGTACCAGAGAGCCCGGTTTCATCGGTATAGCTGCCATCCGGTACGCTAACCCGAACCTCTCCTTCAAAATTAGAGAAAGGTATCAATACCGCTGTCCACTGAGTGGTATCGTTAGGATCCTGAACCAAATTCGATAATGTGCCGTTTTCAACGGTGATGTCACTGAAATCAAAACCGACAGGTGATTTTGTGAATGTAAAGACGACTGTACCGCCATCATTGATTGCGACAGTCAACGCAGCAGGTGTGCTATCTTCGGCATAACTGCTCGCTGGGGCCAGTGTAGTTAGGGCGCTGTCACTCTCTCTTAGTGTCGTGGCAGCGCTAACCTCCAAGACTGAAGAATCATAACTAGTTGATACATCGATAGTTTTAGCAGTAAGATCGAGCACCACGGCAGTGTGGCCTCCGCCACCGTCACCCGCCTCGCCAGTGTCATCATTACCTGCCGCGGTAGCCTCAAGCGCCTGTGTTGGATCTGCCCCTTGCGCAATGGCTGCCTGCAAAGCAGCAACATCCTCTACAGCCTCTTCCGTTTTCTGCGATGTGGCATCAATACCACCACTCCAACGGCTATCACGACCTAAATCCAGAGTACGTCCATCTGGCAAGGTTATGGAAACTGCACCATTGTCGCCGGTAACAATTTCTTCACCACTATAGATGCGATCACCTGCGGTCAATAACCGCTGACTTCCATCTAAAGCGACAACGAAGACCTGACCGATCACAAATTTGATGATACCGATTACGCTATTCATAATAGCTTCTCCTTGATATCTATTAATATTTATGGTGCAGGGACATTTTAATAATTATCTTCCGGCATCATCCAGATGAAGTGAATTGCTGAGTGTCATCCTGAGCAAATGGTTGGGATACCGCTATAATTTGACTTTCGTATGCGTCAATCGCTTGACTCAGTGGCTGATATAATAAAAAATTCAGATTATTCTTTCCAGAAGTTTACTCACTAAGTGTAAATAATATTTCCCTATCTATCGGGATGCATTTAATTATAAATAAACACATTGATTTTACTGGGATTTTTTTTATTAAATTAATTACAAATTAATATATTTACCCTGTTAATTAATAGGAATAATCACAAATTAGCCTTTGTGAAGGAAAACAGCTAATGATACGTAAATATAATGTTGCTTTAATGACGCTAATTGTCGCTTTTGCCAATACAGCCTATGCCGATACTATTCAGGAAGCGATAAAGCACTCGCTTAATACCCACCCTGAGGTCAGTGCATCCATAAACAGCCGCTTTTCAGCCGAACATGATCTGAGCGCCGCCAAAGGAGCCTACCTTCCTTCCGTAACATTAAATGCGGGCGTGGGGCGCGAGGAGACAGACAGTAGCTCAACGAGGTTCAGCGGCAATCATGGTGTTGAACTGACACGAAGTGAATCCAGCATCAATCTGAGCCAGATGGTATTTGATGGGTTTGCGACATCCAGTGAAGTTGCCCGGCAGCGAGCTACCGTGAACTCTCGCGCATACAACGTGCTTAATACCAGTGAAACTACCGCATTAAATGCGGTTGAGGTCTATCTTTCTGTCTTGCAGCGTCAGGAATTTGTACGGCTTGCCGAAGCCAACCTCGCCAGCCATGAACGCATCTACGATCAGATCAGGCTACGCAGCGAGCAAGGCGTGGGCCGTCTGGCTGATATGGAACAGGCGGAAGCACGTCTCGCCCAGGCACGGAATAACGTTTTGACAGAAAAAACCAATCTGGACGACGCGATAACCAATTATCTGAGCGTGGTCGGCAAAGAACCTGACAATCTAATTCTTCCAGATAGCGCCATGCTTTCCGTACCCGCATCGCTGGCAGAAGCGCGGCGTATCATGCTGGCTAACAGCCCGGCATTGAAATCCGCGGAATCTGATGTTGAAGCAACGGAAAAGCAATACGAAGCATCCAAGTCGACATTTTATCCACGAGTCAATGTTGAACTGGCGCGCAGCATGGACAATAACATCGACGGTTCGCGTGGTCACAATAACGAATGGCAGGCCATGCTGAGAATGCAATACAATCTGTATCAAGGCGGCTCCGGCAAAGCCAACATGGAATCAAAAGCCTACCAGATCAAAGAAGCACAAGATGTCAGAAATAATGCTCTGCGTTTACTTGATGAAGAACTGCGTCTTTCCTGGTCTGCGTTAAATAATGCACGCCAGCAGCTTCCTATTGCGGCAGAATATGCCGAACGCAGTATGAAAGTGCGTTCGGCTTATCAGAAACAATTCAGTTTAGGCGAAAGGACGCTTTTGGATTTGCTGGACAGTGAAAATGAATTGTTCACCGCACAACGCCGTCTGGTTGAAGTACGTTTTATCGGGCGATTTACCGAGTATCGGATAAAATCGCGCATGGGAGATCTGTTGAAGAGTTTATCGATTCCTGAGCCTGCGGCGGGTAAAAGTCTTACGAACGTGACCACTCGCGCAGGGTTGCCAAACCTGAATTAATATATTCACGCACTAATGAAGATCGTTGCTCCGTAAGCATTATTGGTGCTGCGAATAAATATATTTGATCTTGCTGGAAAGCATCTGTCTGCATATTGTCATTGCAGAGATTGCCTGGCGTAAGGAAAGTTCTGTTAAATGAAGTTGCATTCCAAACAAGATGAAAGTAACAACCCTGACGAAACGGTTGTCCATAAACACAGCGATCCTCGCAATCGCCATGATGATCCCTTATTGGATGGTCTGTTGATACTTTGTGCTTTACAGGGAAAATCCGCCAGTCGAAGCACATTGACAGCCGGCCT
This is a stretch of genomic DNA from Brenneria rubrifaciens. It encodes these proteins:
- a CDS encoding TolC family outer membrane protein, which encodes MIRKYNVALMTLIVAFANTAYADTIQEAIKHSLNTHPEVSASINSRFSAEHDLSAAKGAYLPSVTLNAGVGREETDSSSTRFSGNHGVELTRSESSINLSQMVFDGFATSSEVARQRATVNSRAYNVLNTSETTALNAVEVYLSVLQRQEFVRLAEANLASHERIYDQIRLRSEQGVGRLADMEQAEARLAQARNNVLTEKTNLDDAITNYLSVVGKEPDNLILPDSAMLSVPASLAEARRIMLANSPALKSAESDVEATEKQYEASKSTFYPRVNVELARSMDNNIDGSRGHNNEWQAMLRMQYNLYQGGSGKANMESKAYQIKEAQDVRNNALRLLDEELRLSWSALNNARQQLPIAAEYAERSMKVRSAYQKQFSLGERTLLDLLDSENELFTAQRRLVEVRFIGRFTEYRIKSRMGDLLKSLSIPEPAAGKSLTNVTTRAGLPNLN